DNA sequence from the Devosia lacusdianchii genome:
GCCTGGCCGCCAAAGGTTTCCTTGGCGATTTCGGCAATGCCGCCGATGGCGCCAATGACGCTCGATGCCTCGACCGGCAGCATCAGGATCTTCTGGTTCGGCGAGGTCGCGATCGCCTCCAGCGCCTTGATGTAATTGTTGGCCACGAAGTAGTTGATGGCCTGCACATTGCCCGAGGCAATGGCGTCACTCACCATCTGCGTTGCCTTGGCTTCGGCTTCGGCCGAACGCTCGCGCGCCTCGGCGTCGCGGAACGCCGCTTCGCGCCGGCCTTCGGCTTCCAGCACCTGCGCCTGCTTGGCGCCTTCCGCCTGCAGGATCGCCGACTGACGACGGCCTTCGGCCTCCAGAATGGCGGCGCGCTTCTCGCGTTCCGCCTTCATCTGCCGGCCCATCGAATCCACCAGGTCCTTGGGCGGATCGATGTCCTTGATTTCGATACGGGTGATCTTGATACCCCAGGGCGACACAGCCGTATCGACGACGCGCAACAGACGCTCGTTGATCTCGTCACGATGGCTCAGGAGCTCATCGAGGTCCATCGAGCCCATCACCGTACGGATATTGGTCATCGTCAGGTTGAGGATGGCGTTCTCCAGCCCCGAGATTTCGTAGGCTGCCGCGGCCGCATCGAGGATCTGGTAGAAGGTCACGCCATTAGCGGTGATCGAGGCGTTGTCGCGAGTGATGACTTCCTGGTGGGGAACGTCGAGCACCTGCTCCATGACATTGATCTTCTTGCCGACGCTGTCGATGAACGGCACGATGAGGTTGAGTCCGGGCTTGAGCGTGCGCGTATATTTTCCGAACCGCTCGATCGTGTAATTGTAGCCCTGCGGGACTGTCTTGGCGCCGGCGAACAGCACCAGCAGCGCCAGAATACCAAGGCCGATCAGCGTGATGCT
Encoded proteins:
- a CDS encoding SPFH domain-containing protein → MELFEGFALDGLSITLIGLGILALLVLFAGAKTVPQGYNYTIERFGKYTRTLKPGLNLIVPFIDSVGKKINVMEQVLDVPHQEVITRDNASITANGVTFYQILDAAAAAYEISGLENAILNLTMTNIRTVMGSMDLDELLSHRDEINERLLRVVDTAVSPWGIKITRIEIKDIDPPKDLVDSMGRQMKAEREKRAAILEAEGRRQSAILQAEGAKQAQVLEAEGRREAAFRDAEARERSAEAEAKATQMVSDAIASGNVQAINYFVANNYIKALEAIATSPNQKILMLPVEASSVIGAIGGIAEIAKETFGGQAPAAPRPGRPPSAGQQ